The DNA segment GAACGTCGCGACGACCTAACCAATGCCGCAACATGGGAATAATCAAATCCCACCCTTTTTGATTGGCCAGTCGGCTCACGATGCCAATCAACGGCACCTGCGGATTCTCAGCCAGTCCCAATTCTCGCTGCAAAGCTGCTTTACATACACGCTTGCCTTGCTGCCAATTGTCAACATGGTACGAGTGTGGCAAGAAGCGGTCGCTGGCTGGATTCCATTGTCCATAGTCAACTCCATTGACAATGCCGACCAAATCTTGGCGACGTCTGAGCAACAAACTGTCTAATCCGCAGCCATGTTCGGGGCGCGTAATTTCGTCGGCATAGGTCGGGCTGACAGTCGTCAACCGATCCGAAAAAACAATGCCCGCCTTCATCAAATTCAAATCGCCATAGTACTCAAGCTGCTCCCAGTTGAAGTACTTCCAATCCAGCCCGGTCAGCGGCATATCAAAATGCCAAAACCGTCCCTGATAGGCCAGATTGTGAATCGTCATCACACTCGCCGCGCGACTCATCCAGTCGTAGTTCCCAAGTCGAGCTGCCATGTACACCGGTATCAAACCGGTCTGCCAATCGTGGCAGTGCACTATGTCCGGCTGCAAATCTAGCCTCTCGATGGCCTCGATCGTGGCGCGGTTAAAAAACGAGAATCGTTCGCAGTTGTCAGGGTATTCGCCGTTGCTGTCACCGTACAATCCATCCCGATCAAAGTATTGTGGTTGATCAACCAGATACAGCGCTACCGGACTGTCGGGCAAG comes from the Pirellulaceae bacterium genome and includes:
- the glgA gene encoding glycogen synthase GlgA; the protein is MNVTTVSSEMIPLAKTGGLGDVCGALPPALHKLGCHCTCFLPAYRSAVRCGLPIETTDLAFTVPIANRNVACRILKTYLPDSPVALYLVDQPQYFDRDGLYGDSNGEYPDNCERFSFFNRATIEAIERLDLQPDIVHCHDWQTGLIPVYMAARLGNYDWMSRAASVMTIHNLAYQGRFWHFDMPLTGLDWKYFNWEQLEYYGDLNLMKAGIVFSDRLTTVSPTYADEITRPEHGCGLDSLLLRRRQDLVGIVNGVDYGQWNPASDRFLPHSYHVDNWQQGKRVCKAALQRELGLAENPQVPLIGIVSRLANQKGWDLIIPMLRHWLGRRDVQWAILGTGDKNYEQELTDLATVRPDKIAVRLEFSEAVAHRIEAGCDLFLMPSRYEPCGLNQLYSLKYGAVPVVHATGGLADTVVHTTQESLRDGSATGFQFWDYSLAGLERALGEALDFFLDRRPQWAQIVQTGMRSDWSWSSSAQRYLEVYQQTIRQPNAPVTASQ